CGCCGAACCGAACCCCATTCCGGTGAAGTGGGCGCTGGCGGAGATGGGATTGATGCCCGGAGGCATCAGGCTTCCTCTGGTTCCGCTCGACGAGTGGCATTACGAGGACGTTCGGGCAGCGCTTCGTACTGCGGGTTTGCTGGCCTGACGCTCGATCGGCGTGGGTTGCAACGTGGAAGCAACCTGCGCGGATTTAGGTTCGGTGTCCGAGTTCCGAGCATCCAGGAGGATGTAAGAATGACCGACAACGTGACGCTTCGCCAACTGACCGGAATGCCCGACGCGCCCTCTGCGCTCGCCGATTCGGCCTTGATCATGATCGATCTTCAAAACACTTACACCCAGGGTGTCTTGGAACTCGTCGGGGTTCAACCTGCATTGGATGCCGCTGCCGACCTGCTCGAGCGGGCCCGCAGCGCTGGTATTCCGATCTTTCACATCATGCACGACGCTGGGGTAGGAAGCCCGTACGACATCAGCGCCGATATCGGTCAGATCGTCGAGCGAGTCGCTCCCCGCGGCGATGAATCGGTGATCGTGAAGAACTACCCGAACTCATTCGTCAGCACCGACCTCGACGAGAGGTTGCGTGCGCTCGGAGTGGAAAATCTGCTGCTCGCCGGATTCATGACACACATGTGCGTCAACTCCACCGCCCGGGGAGCGTTCAGTCTGGGCTACAGTCCTACAGTCGTCGCCAGCACCACGGCCACCCGATCGTTGCCCGGTGCGGGCGGCGTCGAAGCCGGCGCACTCCAGGCCGCGAGCTTGGCGTCGATCGCAGATCTGTTCGGCGTCGTCGCCCCGGACGTGGCAGCAATCCCGGACTGACGTTCAGCCGGTTCGCGTCGAGATCCAAAAACGCCGCATCAGAACACGACGGTGGTAGTCAGTACACGTCCCGCACGTAACGCTTTTCTGCCGCCAATGCTTTGACGTAGGCCTCCGCGCTGGCGGGCGCGAGTCGACCATGTTGAGCAACAACGCCTTTCAGCGCACTGTCGACATCTTTTGCCATTCGTGAAGCATCGCCGCATACGTAGAAGTGCGCACCGCACTGGAGCCACTCCCACAGCTGCGCACCATGTTCGCTCATTCGATC
This region of Rhodococcus sp. PAMC28707 genomic DNA includes:
- a CDS encoding cysteine hydrolase family protein; this encodes MTDNVTLRQLTGMPDAPSALADSALIMIDLQNTYTQGVLELVGVQPALDAAADLLERARSAGIPIFHIMHDAGVGSPYDISADIGQIVERVAPRGDESVIVKNYPNSFVSTDLDERLRALGVENLLLAGFMTHMCVNSTARGAFSLGYSPTVVASTTATRSLPGAGGVEAGALQAASLASIADLFGVVAPDVAAIPD